One genomic window of Magnolia sinica isolate HGM2019 chromosome 3, MsV1, whole genome shotgun sequence includes the following:
- the LOC131240019 gene encoding pentatricopeptide repeat-containing protein At2g22410, mitochondrial-like, translated as MLQPLIHPISLSLLLSLPNVLSPKTKIHLHSLLPISSSPAPKPSWNSNTNLIITNPVLSIMESCNSMSQLKQIQAHMTRTGLMAHRFPASRVLAFCALSEFGDLNHARLVFAQIHVPNIYMWNTMIRGYAKSKHPKMGFSLFRRMLQDQIEMDRRTFVFALKTCEQFREIIEGESLHCLIFKMGFYSDLLVRNGLMHFYVKHGLLVSARHLFDGSSERDAVSWTTMIDGYAQNNLPDEALKFFYLMVSGNVKPNEVTMITVLSACSQLGILSLGRSIHEYINTNGVNQSVNLLNSLVDMYMKCGCLDIAREVFGTMEVKDVFSWTSMINGCAKCGDLSLARRYFDEMPKRNVVSWNAMIAGYSQTNQPKEAIDIFHQMKASGLGPTESTLVSVLSACAQLGCLDLGMWINHYYIDQKRVKCSVILMNALVDMYAKCGSINTATSLFDEMLERDLVSWNSMIAAYAVHGYGEKALVLFEQMKSEGVMPDDITFIGVLSACSHSGLVIKGREYFINMRNVFGVEPKVEHYACMIDLFGRLGLLEEAYELITSMPMEPDEAGWGALLNACRMHGNVELGKLVADKLLDLDPDDSGIYVLLSNMYATRNRWEDVKMVRRMMRGRGVKKTPGCSSIEVDGRFHKFLVADKSHPLSREIYLILDGMFLELKLEGYVPNTSQLMGLKQVSDDPILTRRQMISHG; from the coding sequence atgCTTCAACCTCTCATCCATCCAATCTCCTTGTCCCTTCTCCTTTCACTCCCCAACGTTCTCTCTCCGAAAACAAAAATTCATCTCCATTCCCTTCTCCCAATCTCTTCCTCCCCTGCACCAAAACCCTCATGGAATTCAAACACCAATCTAATCATCACCAACCCAGTCCTCTCCATCATGGAATCTTGCAATTCCATGTCccaattgaagcaaatccaagccCACATGACCCGCACCGGCCTAATGGCCCACCGTTTCCCAGCAAGCCGTGTCCTCGCCTTCTGCGCTCTATCCGAGTTTGGTGATCTAAACCATGCCCGCCTCGTCTTTGCCCAGATCCATGTACCCAATATCTATATGTGGAATACCATGATTCGGGGTTACGCGAAATCAAAGCATCCCAAAATGGGATTTTCTCTGTTCCGCCGGATGCTTCAAGATCAAATTGAAATGGACAGGCGTACCTTCGTCTTTGCTCTCAAGACCTGCGAGCAGTTTCGGGAAATCATTGAGGGAGAAAGCCTTCATTGTTTGATTTTTAAAATGGGTTTTTATTCGGATTTGTTGGTGAGAAATGGGTTGATGCATTTTTATGTGAAACATGGTTTATTGGTTTCAGCGCGCCATCTGTTCGATGGAAGCTCTGAAAGAGACGCTGTTTCATGGACTACTATGATTGATGGGTATGCTCAAAATAATCTTCCGGATGAGGCTTTGAAGTTCTTTTACTTGATGGTTTCAGGAAATGTCAAACCGAATGAGGTTACCATGATTACGGTTCTGTCAGCTTGCTCTCAACTGGGAATTCTGAGTTTGGGGAGATCGATTCATGAATATATAAACACAAATGGTGTAAATCAGAGTGTAAATTTGCTAAACTCATTGGTGGATATGTATATGAAGTGTGGGTGTTTGGATATTGCTAGAGAGGTGTTTGGCACGATGGAAGTAAAGGATGTCTTTTCATGGACTAGTATGATTAATGGGTGTGCAAAATGTGGAGATTTAAGCCTTGCAAGAAGGTATTTTGATGAGATGCCCAAAAGGAATGTGGTCTCTTGGAATGCTATGATTGCTGGTTATTCACAGACGAATCAACCAAAGGAAGCAATTGATATTTTTCATCAGATGAAGGCATCAGGTTTAGGGCCGACGGAGAGTACTTTGGTTAGCGTGCTCTCAGCGTGTGCTCAGTTGGGCTGCTTGGATCTTGGTATGTGGATCAATCACTATTACATTGATCAAAAAAGAGTCAAGTGTAGTGTAATTTTGATGAATGCACTAGTTGACATGTATGCTAAATGCGGGAGCATCAATACAGCCACAAGTTTGTTTGATGAGATGCTCGAGAGGGATTTGGTGTCTTGGAATTCCATGATTGCAGCATATGCTGTTCACGGTTATGGGGAGAAGGCTCTTGTCCTCTTTGAGCAAATGAAGAGTGAGGGTGTAATGCCGGATGATATCACATTCATCGGTGTCTTGTCTGCATGTAGTCATAGTGGACTGGTTATCAAAGGCCGTGAGTATTTCATTAACATGAGAAATGTGTTTGGTGTGGAACCAAAGGTGGAACATTACGCATGCATGATTGATCTGTTTGGTCGACTTGGGCTCCTAGAAGAGGCCTATGAGTTGATAACGAGCATGCCGATGGAACCTGATGAAGCTGGGTGGGGTGCGCTTCTTAATGCCTGCAGAATGCATGGGAATGTGGAGTTAGGAAAGCTTGTGGCAGATAAACTTTTAGATTTGGACCCAGACGATAGTGGTATTTATGTTCTATTATCTAATATGTATGCTACTCGAAACAGATGGGAGGATGTAAAGATGGTGAGACGGATGATGAGAGGCAGGGGAGTTAAGAAGACTCCTGGTTGTAGCTCAATAGAGGTGGATGGTAGGTTCCATAAATTCTTGGTTGCTGATAAGTCGCACCCATTATCTAGAGAAATATATTTGATATTGGATGGAATGTTCCTTGAGTTAAAGCTGGAAGGTTATGTGCCAAATACATCCCAGTTAATGGGTTTGAAACAGGTTAGTGATGATCCCATTTTAACTAGAAGACAGATGATATCTCATGGTTAA